A DNA window from Niabella yanshanensis contains the following coding sequences:
- the nusG gene encoding transcription termination/antitermination protein NusG yields the protein MVENIVDNNAAEAAPQQDTKWYVLRVVSGKERKVKEYLDKEISRSPFEKVVKQVFLPVEKVYKVQNGKKVMRERNYYPGYVMIEVQDGKMSDDLRDLVVGTNSVIHFLGKDNPISLRKAEVNKMLGRMDEMNEAGGVSMVEPYIVGETIKIVEGPFNDFNGIIEEVNDEKKKLKVIVKIFGRSTPVELNYMQVEKII from the coding sequence ATGGTAGAGAATATTGTTGATAATAATGCCGCAGAAGCTGCTCCACAACAGGATACCAAATGGTACGTGTTGCGTGTGGTGAGCGGTAAAGAGCGCAAGGTTAAGGAGTATCTGGATAAGGAAATTTCTCGCAGCCCATTCGAAAAAGTAGTTAAACAGGTGTTCCTGCCTGTTGAAAAAGTATACAAGGTGCAGAATGGGAAGAAGGTAATGCGCGAAAGAAACTACTACCCAGGTTATGTGATGATTGAAGTGCAGGATGGTAAGATGAGCGATGATTTACGTGATTTGGTAGTTGGAACGAATAGTGTTATTCATTTTTTAGGAAAGGATAACCCGATCTCATTACGTAAGGCTGAAGTGAATAAGATGCTGGGCCGTATGGATGAAATGAATGAAGCGGGTGGCGTTAGTATGGTTGAGCCTTACATCGTGGGAGAAACTATTAAGATAGTAGAAGGACCATTTAACGACTTTAATGGTATTATTGAAGAGGTAAATGATGAGAAGAAGAAATTGAAAGTTATAGTTAAGATATTCGGGCGTTCAACACCGGTAGAGTTAAACTATATGCAGGTAGAAAAGATTATTTAA
- the secE gene encoding preprotein translocase subunit SecE, which yields MNKFGNYLKNSYKELAEKVTWPDWAQLQQSTMIVLVATILITLLVWIMDFLAGGGLNFLYKILYS from the coding sequence ATGAACAAATTTGGCAATTATTTAAAGAATAGCTATAAAGAATTAGCTGAAAAAGTAACCTGGCCCGATTGGGCTCAGTTACAGCAATCTACTATGATTGTATTGGTTGCTACTATTCTCATTACGCTTTTAGTTTGGATTATGGACTTTTTAGCGGGTGGCGGCCTTAACTTCTTGTACAAAATATTATACAGCTAA